One genomic segment of Candidatus Hydrogenedentota bacterium includes these proteins:
- the trpS gene encoding tryptophan--tRNA ligase, whose product MSARKEVILSGIRPTGRLHYGNYFGAIHHFLRLQQTDATCFYFIADYHALTTITEKTEVYRHTLNMLRTYVACGLDPAKSIVYRQSDLPCTAELSLLLGMITNIGHLERGTTYKDKMAKIQDDPKVDGNPLSYGLLGYPVLMAADILIVKADVVPVGDDQRQHVEMACDIAEKFNHRFDCEALHRPRAVGREALRLPGLDGSAKMGKSDNNTLDLLDDPKTVLTKIKGVVTSTDPLPLDTDSNDPERVIPQLPGGLSVLYRLLNLVAPEEVYLDFLQQYRDGGKFYGNLKKAVAEHVSKFNAPIIEKFNDPANNDDFIMDFLRENAKKVTPVALDTVEACREAMGIGRSLYRG is encoded by the coding sequence ATGTCCGCTCGCAAAGAAGTCATCCTCTCCGGCATCCGCCCCACGGGCCGCCTGCACTACGGCAATTACTTCGGCGCCATCCACCACTTTCTGCGCCTCCAGCAGACAGACGCCACCTGCTTCTACTTCATCGCCGACTACCACGCGCTGACGACGATCACCGAGAAGACCGAGGTCTACCGCCACACCCTGAACATGCTCCGCACCTATGTGGCTTGCGGCCTCGATCCGGCCAAGTCCATCGTCTACCGACAGAGCGACCTCCCCTGCACCGCCGAGCTCTCGCTGCTGCTGGGCATGATCACCAACATCGGCCACCTCGAGCGCGGCACGACCTATAAAGACAAGATGGCGAAGATACAGGACGACCCCAAAGTAGACGGCAACCCCCTCTCCTACGGTCTCCTGGGCTACCCCGTACTCATGGCGGCGGACATCCTCATCGTGAAGGCCGATGTCGTCCCCGTGGGCGATGACCAGCGCCAGCACGTGGAGATGGCCTGCGACATCGCGGAAAAATTCAACCACCGCTTCGACTGCGAAGCCCTCCACCGCCCCCGCGCCGTGGGCCGCGAAGCCCTCCGCCTCCCCGGACTCGACGGCTCCGCCAAAATGGGCAAGAGCGACAACAACACCCTCGACCTGCTCGACGATCCCAAGACCGTCCTCACCAAGATCAAAGGCGTCGTCACCTCCACCGATCCCCTACCCCTCGACACCGACAGCAACGACCCCGAGCGCGTCATCCCCCAGCTTCCCGGCGGCCTCAGCGTCCTCTACCGCCTGCTCAACCTCGTCGCCCCCGAAGAAGTCTACCTCGATTTCCTCCAGCAATACCGCGACGGCGGCAAGTTCTACGGGAACCTCAAGAAGGCCGTCGCCGAACACGTCAGCAAATTCAACGCGCCCATCATCGAAAAATTCAACGACCCCGCCAACAACGACGATTTCATCATGGACTTCCTCCGCGAGAACGCGAAGAAGGTCACCCCGGTGGCGCTGGACACGGTGGAAGCCTGCCGCGAAGCCATGGGAATTGGGCGGAGTCTGTATCGGGGGTAA
- the recF gene encoding DNA replication/repair protein RecF, giving the protein MWLTQLTCRRFRCLDELSFAPEPGLNIIHGDNAQGKTSLLEALLYVCTARSHRTLNERELARHGEEGFSITAIARRSDREVHLEAHYWQKAKRFKINGVPQTRVSDILGRINTVFFSPEDVALVKGSGSMRRRFLDMEISQINPRYLGALQRYRQALKQRNSLLKQHRPDPALLEIWDAQLAPAGQILMDERAAFIADLSVQAAGAYQRIATAETLTLTYTPDLERAEDFEAILRDTREHDIRRKQTLRGPHRDDIEILIEGRPARVYGSQGQQKSAALALKLAEIELVNAKTGEYPVLMLDEVLAELDAHRAQALFESLQDKVQCLVTTTERELTDKIGGRPYRRYQMVEGRLEAE; this is encoded by the coding sequence ATGTGGTTGACCCAGCTAACCTGCCGCCGCTTCCGCTGCCTGGACGAACTATCCTTCGCACCCGAGCCCGGCCTGAACATCATTCACGGCGACAACGCTCAGGGAAAGACCTCCCTGCTGGAGGCCCTGCTCTACGTTTGTACCGCGCGAAGCCACCGCACGCTCAACGAGCGCGAACTCGCGCGCCACGGCGAAGAGGGCTTCTCCATCACCGCAATAGCCCGGCGCAGCGATCGCGAGGTGCACCTCGAAGCGCATTACTGGCAGAAAGCCAAGCGCTTCAAGATCAACGGCGTGCCCCAGACCCGCGTCAGCGATATCCTCGGCCGCATCAACACGGTCTTCTTTTCACCGGAAGATGTGGCCCTCGTCAAGGGCAGCGGGTCCATGCGCCGCCGGTTTCTGGACATGGAAATTTCCCAGATTAATCCCCGCTACCTGGGCGCCCTTCAGCGCTATCGCCAGGCCCTCAAACAGCGCAACAGCCTCCTCAAGCAGCACCGACCCGATCCGGCCCTCCTCGAAATCTGGGACGCCCAGCTCGCGCCCGCGGGGCAGATCCTCATGGACGAGCGCGCGGCCTTCATCGCCGATCTCTCCGTGCAGGCCGCCGGGGCCTACCAGCGCATCGCCACCGCCGAGACCCTCACCCTTACCTACACGCCCGACCTGGAGCGTGCCGAAGATTTCGAGGCCATTCTCCGCGATACCCGAGAACACGACATCCGCCGCAAGCAGACCCTTCGCGGGCCCCACCGCGACGATATCGAAATCCTCATCGAAGGGCGACCTGCCCGTGTTTATGGATCCCAGGGCCAGCAGAAGTCCGCCGCACTTGCCCTCAAGCTCGCCGAGATCGAACTCGTCAACGCGAAAACAGGTGAGTACCCCGTTCTCATGCTCGACGAAGTCCTCGCGGAACTCGATGCCCACCGGGCTCAGGCTCTGTTCGAATCGTTGCAGGATAAGGTACAATGTCTCGTGACTACTACCGAGCGCGAACTGACCGACAAGATCGGCGGGCGGCCTTACCGCCGCTACCAGATGGTCGAGGGACGGCTCGAGGCAGAGTAG
- a CDS encoding YhbY family RNA-binding protein: MSELTSAQRKYLRKVGHHLDPVVIIGKQGVTDMLVRAVTQALESHELVKIRFNEFKDEKRTLAEEIERRTGSHIAGMIGHVALLYKEHPDEDKRKIFFGDE, from the coding sequence ATGAGCGAACTCACCAGCGCGCAGCGCAAATACCTCCGTAAAGTCGGCCACCACCTCGACCCCGTCGTCATCATCGGCAAACAGGGCGTCACCGACATGCTCGTCCGCGCCGTAACCCAGGCCCTGGAGTCGCACGAACTCGTCAAGATCCGCTTCAACGAGTTCAAAGACGAGAAGCGAACTTTGGCCGAAGAAATCGAACGCCGCACCGGCAGCCACATCGCCGGTATGATCGGCCACGTCGCCCTCCTCTACAAGGAACACCCCGACGAAGACAAGCGCAAGATCTTCTTCGGTGACGAATGA
- a CDS encoding GNAT family N-acetyltransferase — protein MAISCRRLQPGDIAPLRALLNVFRVAFGEPDSERQYEPDDAYINTLLGDATCVVLVACNDHDEVVGGLVAYELRKFERPRSEFYLYDLAVDERYRRQGIATELIERLGWIGAAAGGYVIFVQADTVDAPAVALYTKLCASVEADVVHFDIAIRNR, from the coding sequence ATGGCCATATCCTGCAGGCGACTTCAACCAGGGGACATCGCGCCACTTCGCGCACTCTTGAACGTGTTTCGTGTGGCCTTCGGCGAACCGGATTCCGAGCGCCAGTATGAGCCCGACGATGCCTACATCAACACCCTCCTGGGCGACGCCACCTGTGTGGTGCTGGTCGCCTGCAATGATCACGACGAAGTGGTCGGGGGACTCGTGGCTTATGAGCTCAGGAAGTTCGAGCGACCGCGCAGCGAGTTCTATCTCTACGATCTCGCCGTAGACGAACGCTACCGACGCCAGGGCATCGCCACGGAACTCATTGAGCGCCTGGGGTGGATCGGCGCGGCGGCGGGGGGCTACGTAATCTTCGTCCAGGCCGATACCGTCGATGCACCCGCCGTGGCCCTCTACACGAAACTCTGCGCCAGCGTCGAAGCCGACGTGGTACATTTCGATATTGCCATCCGCAACCGGTGA
- a CDS encoding exosortase system-associated protein, TIGR04073 family: MATKHLIMRSGIAVLLVGVMLFQVSPVSAQLYNPELDLPKPTGVEKSLTKLGRGVSNVLFGWAEIPVTFDKKYKEGKPLAYLLGVVPVLGGARAVMRTSTGVFEMVSFPFTDKAVNYDAVLEPEYIF, translated from the coding sequence TTGGCTACCAAACACCTGATTATGCGAAGTGGGATTGCCGTGCTGCTGGTAGGGGTGATGCTGTTCCAGGTGTCGCCCGTTTCGGCGCAGTTGTACAATCCGGAACTCGACCTTCCCAAGCCGACCGGGGTTGAAAAATCCCTGACCAAGCTGGGGCGCGGCGTCTCCAACGTCCTCTTCGGCTGGGCCGAAATCCCGGTTACCTTCGACAAGAAGTATAAGGAAGGCAAGCCGCTGGCCTACCTCCTTGGCGTCGTTCCGGTGCTGGGCGGTGCCCGCGCGGTCATGCGCACGAGCACGGGCGTGTTCGAGATGGTGAGCTTTCCCTTCACCGACAAAGCCGTGAACTACGACGCGGTCCTCGAGCCCGAATACATTTTCTAA
- a CDS encoding HDOD domain-containing protein — protein sequence MAPDNAYDIETLLDEVVTLPSLPDSVAKLTEMLNDPTCDMKSVAHVISSDPAIALKTLRLVNSAYYGLGQEVTSVEHATVLLGAKVLKNLAMTATAFDCMKSSATHFLQHSVACGIAMKSIVLSGCVKGFVGSEDEAFTYGLIHDIGKVILEEYLPDECAEIETIVREERIAWYEAERRVIGVDHAELGAMLAQKWKLTPAVINAIRGHHDLNACDPQHKVLAACLSIANQMCNLSGYYSHPDNRTEVVPETYEVAEIDCAKLAKVSEQYFNMRASIDELLNLAK from the coding sequence ATGGCACCCGACAACGCCTACGATATTGAAACCCTTCTGGATGAGGTCGTCACCCTCCCGAGTCTTCCCGATTCGGTGGCCAAGCTGACCGAGATGCTCAACGATCCCACCTGCGACATGAAGTCCGTCGCCCATGTGATCTCCTCGGATCCGGCTATCGCCCTGAAGACGCTCCGCCTGGTGAATTCCGCCTACTACGGGCTGGGCCAGGAAGTGACGAGTGTGGAGCACGCCACGGTGCTGCTTGGGGCCAAGGTGCTCAAAAATCTCGCCATGACCGCCACGGCGTTCGACTGCATGAAGTCGAGTGCGACGCACTTCCTCCAACATTCCGTGGCCTGCGGCATTGCCATGAAGTCCATCGTGCTTTCTGGCTGTGTCAAAGGCTTTGTCGGTTCGGAAGACGAGGCCTTCACCTATGGCCTTATTCACGATATCGGCAAAGTCATCCTCGAAGAATACCTGCCCGATGAGTGCGCCGAGATTGAGACGATTGTGCGCGAAGAGCGCATCGCCTGGTATGAAGCGGAACGGCGTGTCATCGGTGTGGACCATGCCGAACTGGGGGCCATGCTTGCCCAGAAATGGAAATTAACGCCGGCGGTGATCAACGCCATCCGCGGCCACCATGACTTGAACGCCTGCGATCCGCAGCACAAAGTGCTGGCAGCCTGCCTTTCCATTGCCAACCAGATGTGCAACCTCAGCGGCTATTACTCTCATCCGGACAATCGCACCGAGGTCGTGCCGGAAACCTATGAAGTGGCCGAGATCGATTGCGCGAAACTGGCCAAGGTTTCCGAGCAGTATTTCAACATGCGGGCTTCCATCGACGAGCTGTTAAACCTCGCGAAATGA
- a CDS encoding ISNCY family transposase, protein MINEWPTPFGQNICDGNHRKEQAMRMKTVRQIYLDFELPSSPTKVVASYRKKYGSINALLLANPAVLDLVHSDFCRWLSTSEKGRCSGYTSEEILRCLVVMFVEQDSYRDVVVRIENSDFLRSFVGLGFAKPMMDFSFVGKAFAALSGETWHAVNQSLARHAKKKAWISGEKLRTDSTAYESNIHYPTDSSLLWDSFRVLCRTLRRLQKACPKLGLTHRYHDKKVKKLAFYIARNAKSRSKATQRQVKRTYRLLIERVAWIAGISNEVQKLFAHAILEVSELVLYTPVAERIVDQAQRRIFDGEIVPSNEKVYSLFEEHTELLKRGKAGKPVEFGHKVLIAQTGEKFITHYKVMPEREEDKDLLEATLEAHRSLFGKLPDTLAADKGFYASVEQLKGLEKKITTVSICKKGRRTKKEEEREHGEEFKAGQAFRAGVEGTISVLKRAFKLNRCLFKGYKNFASSVGCAVFCHNLVLLAET, encoded by the coding sequence ATGATAAACGAATGGCCTACTCCCTTTGGACAAAACATCTGTGACGGCAATCACAGAAAGGAGCAGGCCATGCGAATGAAGACTGTGCGTCAAATTTACCTGGATTTTGAGCTTCCGTCAAGCCCGACGAAAGTGGTGGCGTCGTACCGCAAGAAGTACGGGTCCATCAATGCGCTGTTGCTGGCGAACCCGGCGGTGCTTGATTTGGTGCATTCGGATTTCTGCCGATGGCTCTCGACTTCTGAAAAGGGCCGTTGCAGCGGTTATACTTCTGAAGAGATTCTACGATGCCTGGTGGTGATGTTTGTGGAGCAGGACAGTTACCGGGACGTGGTGGTTCGGATCGAGAATAGTGATTTCCTACGCAGCTTCGTGGGGCTGGGTTTCGCGAAGCCGATGATGGATTTTTCCTTTGTGGGCAAGGCTTTTGCCGCGTTGTCAGGGGAAACCTGGCATGCGGTGAACCAGTCGTTGGCGCGGCACGCGAAGAAGAAGGCGTGGATCAGTGGCGAGAAGTTGCGCACGGACTCGACGGCGTATGAGTCCAATATTCACTACCCCACCGATTCTTCGCTCTTGTGGGACAGTTTCCGGGTTCTGTGCCGTACGCTGCGCCGCCTTCAAAAGGCGTGCCCGAAATTGGGCCTTACGCACCGCTACCACGACAAAAAGGTCAAGAAACTCGCCTTCTACATCGCCCGCAACGCCAAGAGCCGCAGCAAGGCAACGCAGCGACAGGTGAAACGCACTTATCGACTCCTCATAGAGCGGGTGGCGTGGATTGCCGGGATCAGCAACGAAGTTCAAAAGCTATTCGCGCACGCAATCCTTGAGGTGTCGGAACTTGTCCTGTACACCCCCGTCGCCGAGCGAATCGTCGACCAGGCCCAGCGCCGCATATTCGATGGCGAGATTGTTCCTTCGAACGAGAAGGTCTACAGCCTCTTTGAGGAGCACACCGAACTCTTGAAGCGGGGCAAGGCCGGGAAGCCGGTCGAGTTTGGTCATAAGGTGTTGATCGCTCAGACGGGCGAGAAGTTCATCACCCACTACAAAGTGATGCCGGAGCGCGAGGAGGACAAAGACCTCTTGGAGGCGACGCTCGAGGCCCATCGCTCCTTGTTCGGCAAGCTACCCGACACGCTTGCTGCCGACAAAGGATTCTATGCGAGTGTCGAACAACTGAAAGGGCTTGAGAAGAAGATCACGACCGTATCCATCTGCAAGAAGGGCCGGCGGACCAAGAAAGAGGAAGAGCGAGAGCACGGTGAAGAGTTCAAGGCAGGCCAAGCCTTCCGCGCCGGTGTCGAAGGGACGATATCCGTGTTAAAACGCGCCTTCAAGCTGAATCGATGCCTTTTTAAGGGTTATAAGAATTTTGCGTCGAGCGTGGGCTGTGCGGTGTTCTGCCACAACCTCGTTCTGCTCGCAGAGACATAG
- the tgt gene encoding tRNA guanosine(34) transglycosylase Tgt, translating to MRYTVESRDPNCAARTGRLSLPHGDVETPIFMPVGTQATVKALSQADLREIGAQIILGNAYHLYLRPGTETLEMAGGIHGFMNWDRPVLTDSGGFQVFSLSALNKITPEGVHFQSHLDGSRHFFTPEKAIDNQISIGADIMMCFDDCTAFPVTREKAEKSMRMTHEWAIQCKARWEEREAAQQALFGIVQGSVFEDLRRESAQGLVSLDFPGYAIGGVSVGESKEEMIQAVEWAAPHLPEEKPRYLMGVGPPEDILNAIERGVDMFDCVMPTRNARNGSLFTSTGKLNIKNARYARDFSPPDEACGCMVCRTYTRAYLHHLYRAKEILSLRLNTLHNLSFMLQLADSARKAIRDGRFLEFKRTFLQSYST from the coding sequence ATGCGCTATACCGTTGAATCACGGGACCCGAATTGTGCCGCGCGGACGGGGCGGCTTTCGCTGCCTCATGGGGATGTGGAAACGCCGATCTTTATGCCCGTGGGGACCCAGGCCACGGTTAAGGCGTTGTCGCAGGCGGACTTGCGGGAGATTGGCGCTCAGATTATTCTGGGGAATGCCTATCACCTCTACTTGCGGCCCGGCACGGAGACGCTGGAAATGGCGGGGGGGATCCATGGCTTCATGAACTGGGATCGGCCCGTGTTGACCGATTCCGGGGGCTTTCAGGTCTTCAGTTTAAGTGCGTTGAACAAGATCACGCCCGAGGGGGTTCATTTTCAGAGCCATCTGGACGGGTCGCGCCACTTCTTCACGCCCGAGAAGGCCATCGACAACCAGATCAGCATCGGCGCGGACATTATGATGTGTTTTGACGACTGCACGGCATTTCCCGTGACCCGGGAAAAGGCGGAGAAGTCGATGCGCATGACTCACGAATGGGCGATCCAGTGCAAGGCCCGGTGGGAAGAGCGCGAGGCTGCGCAGCAGGCGCTGTTTGGCATCGTGCAGGGTAGCGTGTTTGAAGATCTGCGCCGCGAAAGCGCTCAAGGCCTGGTGTCGCTGGATTTTCCGGGCTATGCCATCGGCGGCGTGAGCGTGGGGGAGAGCAAGGAGGAGATGATCCAGGCCGTGGAGTGGGCCGCACCCCACCTGCCCGAGGAGAAGCCCCGCTATCTGATGGGTGTGGGGCCGCCCGAGGACATCCTCAATGCGATTGAGCGGGGCGTGGACATGTTTGATTGCGTGATGCCGACACGGAACGCGCGCAATGGTAGTCTATTCACCAGCACGGGCAAACTGAATATCAAGAATGCCCGCTACGCCCGGGATTTCAGCCCGCCGGACGAGGCCTGCGGATGTATGGTATGCCGCACGTATACGCGTGCATATCTGCACCATCTATACCGTGCGAAAGAGATTTTGTCGTTGCGGCTGAATACTTTACACAACCTTTCCTTTATGCTACAATTGGCCGATTCTGCGCGCAAGGCTATCCGGGACGGCAGATTTCTGGAATTCAAGCGCACGTTTCTTCAATCCTATTCCACCTGA
- a CDS encoding DUF721 domain-containing protein, translating to MMTATRHEAELKRTKPEGVGDILAKLKKTTDLGKHLEHAEIWEHWPEIVGETVAKHTRPQGIKELQLRIEADSAVWMHKLNYRKWQIMKKINRIAGKELVSDMYIVLVPDGEEMGE from the coding sequence ATGATGACCGCCACACGACACGAGGCCGAATTGAAGCGCACCAAACCCGAAGGCGTGGGTGATATCCTCGCCAAACTTAAGAAGACTACCGATCTGGGCAAGCACCTGGAGCACGCCGAGATATGGGAACACTGGCCCGAGATTGTCGGCGAGACCGTGGCCAAACACACGCGCCCGCAGGGCATCAAAGAGCTCCAGCTCAGGATAGAAGCCGACAGCGCCGTGTGGATGCACAAGCTCAACTACCGCAAATGGCAGATCATGAAAAAGATCAACCGCATCGCCGGAAAAGAGCTCGTGTCGGATATGTACATCGTGCTCGTGCCCGACGGGGAAGAGATGGGGGAGTAG
- a CDS encoding DUF4268 domain-containing protein: protein MPLYEMTADTFRPIAQASFADLRIRERGDLQRLLRTQIEVLGDDLYVLTEEFGDWEDSRRRIDLLAIDRQANLVVLELKRTNDGGHMDLQAIRYASMVSAMTFERAAQIHGEFLTRIGEVAVEARERMLAFLGWDDPDEENFAPDVRILLVSEDFGKELTTAVLWLRERDIDIRCVRLRPYLDGESRLIDVQQIIPLPEAQEYQVQLREKEQAGRKVRVEKSNEFSRFWAGLLVLARERQTRHAHLKPGTQHWIGTTSGIRGLVFNYIIVRGYGAVELYIDRGDGDENKLIFDRLHMLKPEIEGRFGTQLSWERLDARRGCRIKYSLDLGGYRIPEVEWTALQSAMIEAMARLEAALKPALDSLDL from the coding sequence GTGCCCCTCTACGAAATGACCGCTGACACCTTTCGTCCGATAGCTCAGGCTTCGTTTGCCGATCTCAGGATACGAGAGCGGGGAGATCTCCAACGTTTGCTTCGCACTCAGATCGAGGTGCTTGGGGATGACCTCTATGTGCTCACGGAAGAATTTGGCGACTGGGAGGATAGTCGACGTAGAATTGACCTGCTCGCCATAGATCGTCAGGCCAATCTGGTCGTGCTCGAGTTGAAGCGAACCAATGACGGCGGACATATGGACCTGCAGGCTATCCGCTACGCGAGCATGGTGTCCGCCATGACTTTTGAACGGGCGGCTCAGATCCATGGAGAGTTCCTGACTCGTATTGGAGAAGTCGCAGTCGAAGCGCGCGAGCGTATGTTGGCCTTTTTGGGATGGGATGATCCGGACGAGGAGAATTTTGCACCCGATGTTCGGATATTGCTGGTGTCAGAGGACTTTGGGAAGGAACTGACAACAGCGGTACTCTGGCTCCGGGAACGCGATATTGACATCCGTTGCGTGCGCCTTAGGCCCTATCTGGATGGGGAATCAAGATTAATCGATGTCCAGCAAATCATACCCCTTCCCGAGGCGCAAGAGTATCAAGTGCAACTCCGCGAGAAGGAGCAAGCCGGGCGCAAGGTGCGGGTAGAGAAGAGCAACGAGTTCAGCCGATTCTGGGCGGGCCTACTGGTGCTCGCGCGGGAGCGCCAGACGCGCCACGCGCATCTGAAGCCGGGGACGCAACACTGGATTGGTACCACGTCGGGTATTCGTGGTCTAGTGTTCAACTATATCATTGTGCGTGGCTACGGGGCCGTCGAGCTATACATTGATCGGGGTGATGGCGACGAGAACAAATTGATATTCGACCGGCTTCACATGCTGAAGCCGGAGATCGAGGGGCGTTTCGGAACGCAGCTTTCGTGGGAAAGGTTGGACGCGCGGCGGGGTTGCCGGATTAAGTACAGCCTTGATTTGGGAGGCTATCGGATTCCCGAGGTGGAGTGGACTGCATTGCAGTCAGCCATGATCGAGGCGATGGCGCGGCTGGAGGCGGCATTGAAGCCTGCCTTGGATTCACTCGACCTGTAG